The following are encoded in a window of Pseudalgibacter alginicilyticus genomic DNA:
- a CDS encoding DMT family transporter, which produces MNWFLLIIAGLFEVAFAACLGKVKESTGTETTFWFIGFLICLTISMYLLVKVTQELPIGTAYAVWTGIGAVGTVLVGILVFKEPATFWRLFFITTLIISIVGLKFVSN; this is translated from the coding sequence ATGAATTGGTTTTTACTCATTATTGCAGGTTTATTTGAAGTTGCTTTTGCAGCCTGCTTAGGCAAAGTAAAAGAATCTACAGGAACTGAAACCACCTTTTGGTTCATTGGTTTTTTAATCTGTTTAACTATCAGTATGTATTTGTTAGTAAAAGTAACCCAAGAATTACCCATTGGAACAGCTTATGCTGTTTGGACCGGTATTGGCGCTGTAGGAACTGTTTTGGTTGGAATACTTGTTTTTAAAGAACCTGCCACATTTTGGCGATTATTTTTTATAACAACACTTATAATATCTATTGTAGGGTTAAAATTTGTATCTAACTAA